One part of the Arachidicoccus terrestris genome encodes these proteins:
- a CDS encoding FadR/GntR family transcriptional regulator, with translation MISDKKITGLEPVAKQTRTDVVEAHLRDYLKKKSFKPGDALPKEFELAEALGVSRNVLREALSRLRMLGMIETKKKTGMVLARPDILGAFERVLDPLIIDKDTLQDIFELRLVLETGMAELLYLRMTKKDIDELEKIALKEKKYSDATFRIENEIAFHGKLYEISGNQTLKRFQIMLLPIFDYVVTLEKKPMKGEVDHLGLVRILKEGTIEDFKKGMKAHLQPHFDRLKNKK, from the coding sequence ATGATATCTGATAAGAAGATTACAGGGCTGGAGCCGGTTGCCAAACAAACGAGAACGGATGTAGTAGAAGCCCATTTAAGGGATTATTTGAAGAAAAAGTCATTTAAACCGGGAGATGCGTTGCCCAAGGAATTTGAACTGGCCGAGGCGCTTGGCGTCAGCCGAAATGTATTAAGAGAAGCGCTCAGCAGATTAAGGATGTTGGGGATGATCGAAACCAAGAAGAAAACCGGAATGGTGCTGGCAAGGCCCGATATCCTGGGGGCGTTTGAGCGGGTGCTGGACCCACTTATCATTGATAAAGACACCTTACAGGATATTTTTGAACTCCGGCTCGTACTGGAAACGGGTATGGCAGAGCTCTTGTATCTAAGGATGACTAAAAAGGATATTGACGAGCTGGAAAAGATCGCCCTGAAAGAAAAGAAATATAGTGACGCGACCTTCAGAATTGAAAATGAAATCGCCTTTCACGGTAAGCTGTATGAGATTTCCGGGAACCAGACGCTGAAGCGCTTTCAGATCATGTTACTGCCTATTTTTGATTATGTGGTAACGCTGGAAAAAAAGCCCATGAAAGGGGAGGTGGATCATCTGGGATTGGTCAGAATATTGAAAGAAGGCACCATTGAGGATTTTAAAAAAGGAATGAAAGCCCATTTGCAGCCCCATTTTGACCGGTTAAAGAACAAAAAATAA
- a CDS encoding TCR/Tet family MFS transporter has protein sequence MPLSKKSAISFIFITLLIDCMGWGLIIPVIADLVAELKHIPVNEASTYGAYLLSAFAIVQFICAPIIGNLSDKYGRRPILLLSLLGFGIDYIIQAVSPTYALLFFGRVVAGVTGASFTTASAYIADVSPDPTSRAKNFGVIGAAFGLGFVLGPALGALLSSWGIRAPFYAAAVLCLVNCVYGYFFLPESLPKENRREFDWKRANPFGSLKFLTHHPEIGGLALSFFLIYLGAQAVQSNWNFFTIYRFNWSEKMVGISLAVVGILIGVVQGGLTRIVVPKLGNNKSIYVGLTLYVIGLVLFAFATEGWMMFAFLIPYCLGGICGPSLQSVISGEVPPNQQGELQGSLTSLMSLTTIIGPLIMNGSFAYFTSNDAPFVFPGVHFLIGAICMLLGAIIAYSVLSKRPAKKMNAAGVPAMEPSVPSPNETV, from the coding sequence ATGCCGTTATCGAAAAAATCCGCCATCAGCTTTATTTTCATTACCCTGCTGATCGATTGTATGGGCTGGGGACTGATCATACCTGTTATTGCAGACCTGGTGGCCGAACTCAAACATATTCCGGTCAATGAAGCCAGCACTTATGGCGCTTACCTGCTTTCCGCCTTTGCGATCGTGCAATTCATCTGCGCGCCGATCATTGGCAACCTCAGTGACAAATACGGCAGAAGACCTATTTTACTGCTTTCATTACTGGGATTTGGCATTGATTATATTATTCAGGCCGTTTCCCCAACTTATGCGTTATTATTCTTCGGACGGGTCGTAGCGGGTGTTACCGGTGCCAGTTTCACCACGGCTTCCGCCTATATAGCCGATGTCAGTCCTGATCCGACCTCAAGAGCCAAAAACTTTGGCGTGATCGGTGCTGCTTTCGGATTAGGTTTTGTACTGGGCCCGGCTTTGGGCGCCTTGCTTTCCAGTTGGGGTATAAGAGCTCCTTTTTATGCAGCGGCCGTCTTATGTCTGGTAAACTGCGTATACGGTTATTTCTTTTTACCTGAATCCCTTCCAAAGGAAAACAGAAGAGAATTTGACTGGAAAAGAGCCAATCCATTTGGCTCACTGAAATTTTTGACACATCATCCGGAAATCGGCGGACTGGCTTTAAGCTTTTTTTTGATCTATCTGGGCGCCCAGGCGGTGCAGAGTAACTGGAATTTCTTTACGATATATCGTTTTAACTGGTCCGAAAAAATGGTGGGAATTTCACTGGCTGTGGTGGGTATACTGATCGGCGTCGTTCAGGGTGGCCTGACAAGAATCGTCGTGCCGAAGCTGGGTAACAATAAAAGCATTTATGTCGGCCTGACATTATACGTCATAGGCCTGGTCTTATTTGCTTTCGCAACTGAAGGATGGATGATGTTCGCCTTTTTGATCCCTTATTGTCTGGGCGGCATCTGCGGCCCGTCATTACAATCTGTTATTTCAGGGGAGGTCCCTCCTAATCAACAGGGAGAACTACAGGGTTCGCTCACCAGCCTGATGAGCCTTACCACTATTATTGGTCCACTCATTATGAACGGCAGTTTCGCTTATTTCACATCAAATGACGCGCCGTTTGTATTTCCGGGTGTGCATTTTTTAATCGGTGCCATATGCATGTTACTTGGTGCCATCATCGCCTATAGCGTATTATCCAAAAGGCCAGCAAAAAAAATGAATGCAGCCGGGGTACCTGCAATGGAACCTTCCGTCCCTTCCCCTAATGAGACGGTATAG
- a CDS encoding peptidase associated domain and porin domain-containing protein: MFRKGILLIFILSIHFLSNGQTADTSASAGEISGVVKDSVRNYVLQSATISIYRYDGKKLLAYQLTNNFGEFAFTGLPLAAELLLKIDFVGYKSFSEKFIIPSKVKKVVFGNISMEKGDDSLEAVTVTAIPPVVMNGDTLEFNADAFTLDPNAVAEDLLKRLPGVMIWGDGVITVNGRPVKTVLVDGKKFFSSNSKIATQNIPKEAIDKVQVYQQNKDKNNPLDSTTAINIKLKADSHSGFFGKASAGGGTRQHYELDGSINRFSPFTKVALVTANNNTNKTAASVDDLLLANVFKGLSADITYQPDFSMPGMNTSRMAGGTFLHDFHPVNHVSSEENLSGKYLFNSNANKLSTHVETKSTIGDDSVLNQRISNVGRYSGVTHKLNAEYNLNRPYSSLNMFLSGSIGSTNGNNQSMQSSEIGSEGVQSSDSSADSKEGKNQKVDFGLSFNKSKKNTSSRLPGSLSVYYKFSHENDHNIGDFSSSFTSVINPDQSRYLDRRYDRRSVLSQHHLTAEFGNFSNWIFGVGNFLSTIDITLVNDLYLTGQHHADSINDFNFDAGLYKYNAYLSNTTDYLHIKETPSIRFSRIFSKSLADRYDKTLSFVTGAGLQFSSQNNQSSHSFQDFHRNYSFFVPSFTAKYINNEFGLFKDTYILDYQVDMKYVSPDLLYPLVDSSNLYLIQAGNPRLKPAKMHQLLFTYNHETHKTRNPLNYSASVRAGWYSNSLTDSSIVDENGGFLNYMINMNGRRFLNAEINFKKAIKINSNHSLQAIGSSQFGINRIPSYLRSSGNPTSKYNISQTNTNSNSLALFYLYKDLLVVNLKEELSFYRSVQRGISDQIFRNSSLKSIFSFGLNCTKRLKINSNITLNNYSSSQSVSSSFSVWNAAVTYRFLKKDNLEFKFSALDLLHQNKSIVVSGNNYRLTRSETNVLQQYFLFTISYFPRKFGQR; this comes from the coding sequence ATGTTTAGAAAAGGAATTTTACTGATTTTTATATTGAGCATTCATTTTTTATCTAATGGGCAAACAGCGGATACTTCTGCCAGTGCGGGCGAGATTAGTGGAGTCGTTAAGGATTCTGTTCGAAATTATGTGCTTCAGTCTGCTACAATATCTATTTATAGGTACGATGGTAAAAAGCTATTGGCATACCAGTTAACTAATAATTTCGGTGAGTTTGCATTTACCGGGCTGCCACTCGCAGCGGAATTACTGCTCAAAATCGACTTTGTCGGCTATAAGTCCTTCAGTGAAAAATTTATTATACCATCTAAAGTAAAAAAGGTTGTATTTGGCAATATTAGCATGGAGAAGGGCGATGACAGCCTGGAGGCGGTAACTGTAACTGCCATACCACCTGTAGTCATGAACGGGGATACTTTGGAGTTTAATGCAGATGCGTTCACTCTGGATCCCAATGCAGTTGCCGAAGATCTGTTGAAAAGATTGCCGGGTGTTATGATTTGGGGTGACGGGGTTATTACAGTGAACGGCAGGCCGGTAAAAACTGTTTTGGTAGATGGAAAAAAGTTTTTCAGTTCAAATAGTAAAATCGCCACACAGAATATACCTAAAGAGGCAATTGATAAGGTGCAGGTCTATCAGCAAAATAAGGATAAAAATAATCCGCTGGACTCAACCACTGCCATAAATATTAAACTGAAGGCAGATAGTCATTCTGGTTTTTTTGGAAAAGCCTCTGCAGGAGGAGGAACCAGGCAGCATTATGAATTGGACGGAAGTATTAACAGGTTTTCCCCCTTTACAAAAGTTGCTCTTGTCACCGCAAATAATAATACAAACAAGACAGCGGCGAGCGTAGATGATCTTCTGTTGGCCAATGTTTTTAAAGGATTAAGTGCTGATATTACATATCAGCCGGACTTCAGCATGCCGGGAATGAACACTTCTCGTATGGCAGGAGGAACATTTCTGCACGATTTTCATCCGGTTAACCATGTCAGCAGTGAGGAAAATTTAAGTGGGAAGTATCTGTTTAATAGTAATGCGAATAAGCTGTCTACACATGTTGAGACAAAGAGCACCATTGGGGATGATAGTGTACTTAATCAGAGAATCTCGAATGTCGGCCGTTATAGTGGGGTCACTCATAAACTGAATGCAGAATATAATTTAAACCGGCCATACTCATCACTGAATATGTTTTTGTCCGGATCTATAGGAAGTACAAATGGTAACAATCAGTCAATGCAGAGCAGTGAAATTGGTTCGGAAGGCGTTCAAAGTAGTGACTCAAGTGCTGATTCAAAAGAAGGAAAGAATCAAAAAGTTGATTTTGGGCTAAGTTTTAATAAAAGTAAAAAAAATACCTCAAGCCGGTTACCTGGAAGTTTATCCGTATATTATAAGTTTTCACATGAAAATGACCACAATATAGGTGATTTTTCTTCGTCATTTACATCAGTAATCAATCCGGATCAAAGCCGCTACCTTGACCGGAGATACGATCGTCGATCTGTCCTCAGTCAGCATCACCTAACTGCGGAATTTGGGAACTTTTCAAATTGGATTTTTGGTGTTGGAAATTTTTTATCTACAATTGATATTACCTTGGTAAATGATCTGTATCTGACTGGTCAGCATCATGCAGATTCTATAAACGATTTTAATTTTGATGCTGGTTTATATAAATACAATGCTTATCTGTCGAACACAACAGATTATCTCCATATTAAAGAGACTCCTTCAATTAGATTTTCCAGGATATTTTCAAAAAGCCTGGCCGATAGATATGATAAAACGCTTTCATTCGTCACCGGGGCGGGGCTGCAATTCAGTAGCCAAAACAATCAATCAAGTCATTCGTTCCAAGATTTCCATAGAAATTATAGTTTTTTTGTTCCCTCTTTTACTGCAAAGTATATCAACAACGAGTTTGGCTTGTTTAAGGATACCTATATTTTGGATTATCAGGTTGATATGAAGTACGTATCTCCTGATCTTTTATATCCACTTGTTGACAGCAGTAATTTGTATTTAATTCAGGCCGGTAACCCGAGATTGAAGCCGGCGAAAATGCATCAGTTGTTATTTACATATAATCACGAAACCCACAAAACAAGAAATCCTTTAAATTATAGTGCATCAGTGCGGGCAGGATGGTATTCCAATAGCTTGACAGACAGTAGCATTGTGGATGAAAATGGCGGGTTTCTCAATTATATGATAAACATGAATGGACGGCGGTTTTTGAACGCCGAGATTAATTTTAAAAAGGCGATTAAGATAAATTCTAATCATTCATTGCAGGCAATTGGGTCTTCCCAATTTGGAATAAATAGAATTCCAAGCTATCTGCGCAGTTCAGGTAATCCAACTAGTAAATACAATATTTCGCAGACTAATACGAACTCAAATAGCTTAGCGCTGTTTTACCTTTATAAAGATTTACTTGTTGTTAATTTAAAAGAAGAGTTGTCTTTCTATAGGTCCGTTCAGCGAGGAATTTCTGATCAGATTTTTAGAAATTCAAGTTTGAAGTCGATATTTAGCTTTGGCCTGAATTGTACAAAGCGTTTGAAGATAAATAGCAATATCACTTTAAACAACTATAGTTCCTCACAATCTGTTTCTTCAAGCTTCTCTGTCTGGAATGCAGCCGTAACTTATCGTTTTTTAAAGAAAGACAATTTGGAGTTCAAGTTTTCTGCACTTGATCTACTTCATCAAAATAAGAGCATAGTTGTTTCTGGAAACAACTATAGACTTACTAGGAGCGAGACGAATGTATTACAACAATATTTTTTATTCACAATTTCATATTTTCCGCGAAAATTTGGACAGAGATAA
- a CDS encoding 6-bladed beta-propeller, producing MNNPSICNALCFFIIRPRVAKVLDLFFPQKEDSNRSLDYLIIAESILKRKVMIRVFYMLILYVIVINMAVGQVNTIRIDPENAKGAGVSQLFDSVEYIPLENSPESEFGRVDKLFVTSDFFYILDHSTDAIYLFKKNGQFFNKVELVHWIKTPNRQELGIRDFMVNELTGNLIVSHWQKQGNLYFFSPKGVLLKVLKHNSWLSYGNIDDSHYLVESMDDIKDTINNIFGSCIVTDSSFTLKKGFLKELHSDFNITAGSNLMHASNSKSAIYTRSFDYNAYVFGAEGLKETIKFIFPYSYSLPSDFLDSVYSHKRADYLSQNRNVIYSISDIYRVQNLLLFDVNRRNPSRLHVPLLYDLRTKVCYDLGKISPDSSNNFLPFLGDQTIRVLAADTSSFYLSVPSYKLFKSFNDNKKRSNNYSQRMLKYFASQTSRSNPVIVRIIPKRN from the coding sequence TTGAATAATCCATCAATATGCAACGCTTTGTGTTTTTTTATTATTCGGCCGAGAGTAGCTAAGGTTCTGGATCTTTTCTTTCCGCAAAAAGAAGATTCCAATAGATCACTTGATTATTTAATAATTGCAGAAAGTATTTTAAAAAGAAAAGTTATGATTAGAGTCTTTTACATGCTTATTCTATATGTTATAGTTATCAACATGGCGGTGGGGCAGGTAAATACAATAAGAATAGATCCTGAAAATGCAAAAGGCGCAGGAGTCTCTCAGTTATTTGATTCTGTTGAATACATTCCGCTGGAGAACTCACCCGAAAGTGAATTCGGGAGGGTCGATAAATTATTCGTGACCTCAGATTTTTTTTATATTTTAGACCATAGTACGGACGCTATATATCTTTTTAAAAAAAACGGGCAGTTTTTTAATAAAGTCGAATTGGTGCACTGGATTAAAACACCAAATAGACAAGAGTTGGGCATAAGGGATTTTATGGTCAATGAGTTAACAGGTAATTTAATTGTTTCTCATTGGCAAAAACAGGGAAATTTGTATTTTTTTAGTCCGAAAGGCGTTCTGCTAAAAGTGCTCAAGCACAATTCCTGGCTTTCATATGGCAATATTGACGATTCTCATTACCTGGTCGAAAGTATGGATGATATAAAGGATACCATAAATAATATATTTGGTTCTTGTATTGTTACAGATAGCAGTTTCACATTAAAGAAGGGTTTTTTAAAAGAGCTGCATTCAGATTTCAATATTACTGCGGGAAGTAATTTAATGCATGCATCAAATTCGAAGAGTGCGATTTATACACGTTCATTTGACTATAACGCGTATGTATTTGGAGCCGAAGGATTAAAAGAAACAATAAAGTTTATTTTTCCCTATAGTTATAGTCTTCCTTCAGATTTTTTGGATTCTGTTTATAGCCATAAGCGGGCAGATTATTTAAGTCAGAACCGTAACGTTATCTATAGCATTTCCGATATCTATAGAGTGCAGAATCTACTTTTGTTTGATGTCAACAGGCGAAATCCTTCCCGTTTACATGTGCCTCTTTTATATGATCTGCGGACAAAAGTTTGTTATGATTTGGGCAAAATTTCTCCTGATAGTTCAAATAACTTTTTGCCTTTCCTTGGAGATCAGACCATACGTGTTTTAGCGGCAGATACAAGTTCTTTCTATCTGTCTGTTCCGTCTTACAAGCTGTTTAAATCTTTCAATGACAATAAAAAAAGAAGTAATAATTATTCTCAACGCATGTTAAAGTACTTTGCTTCTCAGACTTCCAGAAGTAATCCGGTCATAGTGCGCATAATCCCAAAAAGAAATTAG
- a CDS encoding BamA/TamA family outer membrane protein, whose translation MMKNCTLLQNMFSVHAGCSPGVIRRIFFYGIMGLLPLIPVSGVWAQSGVGVIASRAPGQVRARVIAIGGSGADMGDGSFQAVIKAAARQVLPGKTTVLYLGDNLPPSGFGGDDGALQKAAGILKAKYGPFRQLGVPVYFIPGEKDWDNSGPNGLQKVSRAANYITALHDSLVRQLPAGGCPDPALINISDKLVVIVMDSQWWLHGFKKESQGADCDCKNERDVTGALRELLYQNRYKTIVLATHHPFSDYGFYNGHFTWKDHMFPLTHIQRDLYLPLPGIGSLYPALSRAFQSPQQLHHPLYKQMRQMVGKVFTDFPNLIYLSAHEPGLQVIRDSGKSLLQVISAGLGEPKQATAAKGRHSLFDSKGPGFVVLDQMSDGSTMIEVMAEVKSDGSQNSLQRQYDYHFQPKPYQVVEQRQQRQISGDSATTAAHPVYAAVSGIHKWLFGKNYRAAWALPVRLPVLRVSELHGGLQPLKLGGGFQSTSLRMADKAGNEYTLRSVEKSADLITPEPFQGTFLKDWLDDATSAQHPYGALVVPPLAEAVGVLHASPVIGVVAPDTALGAYGDLFEGKVTLLEQREPAGETDNTFKTLDKLQEDNDNDFDAYGFLRARGLDYLLADWDRHEDQWRFQEKGGKGEPKYYRPVPRDRDMALNVTEGLIPGIAKKLVLMPRVFGFSYKNPMRGSNYYFYKSDFLDAHPGFQIGFTDWHQTAVNEQAKLTDDVLETALQQIPHEVLALGHDRLLAQLKARRDHLTEAMDRYYRLSNKYVDIHASDKNELIEITDVPDSDALDIVMRKISKKGKIQDTLMHKVYPRKATREIRLYLGKGDDSVYINNAASSVKLRLIGGKGHKSYHVAAANRRIPVYDHDHEKYTGKDSSRLKVAVSSDSAHTAFAITNRYNTVLPLITGGYNADDKLILGLGAKFILQNGFRKAPYSSTHQIMVGHSFSTKAYRIGYSGQWKSVIGQADLVTDVDVKAPNNTQNYFGRGNETSLLTFEGYQRYYRTRFTTVDVAAALRWNFQRCSQLQVGPGYQYYHMDPGENDGRFIENRALVGSYDSATLFEDKMHLGVKALYELDRRDNAVLPEWGVYARVQLQAYKGLNDLSRTFAQLLPELTVYKPIDNRHTLILSDRIGGGLSVGHTTFYQSIFLGGQGNLLGYRKYRFAGQQALYNNLSLRWALMDFGNYILKGEMGLNGFYDIGRVWQQGEASGKWHNGFGGGIYFAPAGLTVFKFVMGHSSEGWYPYFSMGLRF comes from the coding sequence ATGATGAAAAATTGTACATTACTTCAAAATATGTTTTCTGTGCACGCTGGTTGTAGCCCGGGTGTAATAAGACGTATTTTTTTTTACGGGATCATGGGGCTTTTGCCGCTGATTCCTGTATCAGGCGTCTGGGCACAATCAGGCGTCGGCGTCATTGCCAGCCGTGCTCCGGGTCAGGTCCGGGCCAGGGTCATCGCTATTGGGGGTAGCGGTGCTGACATGGGCGACGGCAGTTTTCAGGCCGTCATAAAAGCGGCGGCCCGGCAGGTGCTTCCAGGTAAAACGACGGTTCTTTATTTAGGGGATAATCTGCCCCCAAGCGGTTTTGGAGGGGATGACGGGGCGCTTCAAAAGGCGGCCGGAATTTTAAAAGCCAAGTATGGTCCTTTTAGACAGTTGGGCGTGCCGGTTTATTTTATCCCCGGAGAAAAGGACTGGGATAACAGCGGGCCCAACGGTTTGCAAAAAGTCAGCCGTGCAGCAAATTATATAACCGCATTGCATGATTCATTGGTCCGGCAGTTACCTGCCGGTGGTTGTCCGGACCCCGCGCTGATCAATATATCAGATAAACTGGTCGTTATCGTGATGGATTCTCAGTGGTGGCTGCATGGTTTTAAAAAGGAAAGCCAGGGAGCTGACTGCGACTGTAAAAACGAAAGGGATGTTACCGGTGCACTAAGAGAGTTATTATATCAAAACCGGTATAAAACCATCGTGCTGGCCACACATCACCCGTTTTCGGACTATGGATTTTATAACGGGCATTTTACGTGGAAAGATCACATGTTTCCCTTAACCCATATTCAGCGGGATCTTTATCTGCCCCTTCCGGGTATCGGCAGCCTGTACCCGGCGCTCAGCCGGGCCTTTCAGTCGCCTCAGCAGCTACACCATCCACTATACAAGCAAATGCGCCAGATGGTCGGTAAAGTATTTACCGATTTTCCAAACCTGATTTATCTCTCTGCCCATGAGCCGGGCTTACAGGTGATCAGGGATTCCGGTAAATCACTGTTGCAGGTCATCAGCGCCGGCCTGGGCGAGCCAAAGCAGGCAACCGCCGCTAAGGGCAGACATAGTCTTTTTGACAGTAAAGGACCGGGCTTTGTGGTACTAGATCAGATGTCTGATGGCAGTACCATGATTGAAGTAATGGCGGAAGTCAAATCGGACGGTTCACAGAATAGCCTGCAAAGGCAATATGACTATCATTTTCAACCGAAACCTTATCAAGTTGTAGAACAACGACAGCAGCGTCAGATCTCAGGGGACAGCGCTACCACCGCTGCGCATCCTGTCTACGCCGCTGTTTCGGGGATACACAAATGGCTGTTTGGAAAAAACTATCGGGCAGCCTGGGCGCTGCCGGTAAGATTACCCGTATTACGCGTTTCCGAACTACACGGAGGGCTACAGCCTTTAAAGCTGGGCGGCGGTTTTCAATCGACTTCGCTTCGGATGGCAGATAAAGCGGGTAACGAGTATACACTCAGAAGTGTGGAGAAAAGCGCTGATCTGATCACTCCCGAACCGTTTCAGGGTACCTTTTTAAAAGACTGGCTGGATGATGCGACCAGTGCGCAGCATCCTTACGGAGCGCTCGTTGTGCCGCCACTGGCTGAGGCTGTCGGCGTGTTGCATGCCAGTCCGGTGATCGGCGTGGTCGCGCCGGATACGGCGCTGGGCGCCTATGGCGACCTTTTTGAAGGGAAGGTAACGCTGCTGGAACAGAGGGAGCCTGCGGGAGAAACAGATAATACGTTCAAGACCCTGGACAAATTGCAGGAGGATAATGACAATGATTTTGACGCCTATGGTTTTTTACGAGCCCGGGGACTGGATTATTTGCTGGCAGACTGGGATCGTCATGAGGATCAATGGCGATTTCAGGAAAAGGGGGGAAAGGGCGAACCTAAATACTACCGGCCGGTACCCAGAGACAGAGACATGGCACTCAACGTAACGGAAGGGCTGATTCCCGGTATTGCGAAAAAGCTGGTTCTTATGCCAAGGGTATTCGGCTTCAGTTATAAAAATCCCATGCGCGGCAGTAACTATTATTTTTATAAATCCGATTTTCTGGATGCGCACCCCGGCTTCCAGATTGGTTTCACCGACTGGCATCAGACGGCAGTAAATGAACAGGCAAAATTAACGGATGATGTTTTGGAAACTGCCCTGCAGCAGATCCCGCACGAAGTGCTGGCACTGGGTCATGACCGGCTCTTGGCACAGTTAAAAGCCAGAAGGGATCATTTAACAGAGGCCATGGACAGGTACTACCGGCTCAGTAATAAGTATGTAGATATTCATGCGAGTGATAAAAATGAACTGATTGAAATAACAGATGTTCCTGACAGCGATGCACTGGATATTGTCATGCGTAAGATCAGTAAAAAAGGCAAGATACAGGATACCTTGATGCATAAAGTCTATCCCCGTAAAGCTACCCGGGAAATCAGATTGTATTTGGGTAAGGGAGATGACAGCGTATATATCAATAATGCTGCTTCCTCCGTTAAATTACGGTTGATCGGCGGTAAGGGTCATAAGTCCTATCATGTTGCCGCGGCCAACCGGCGCATCCCGGTCTATGATCATGATCATGAAAAATATACGGGCAAGGACAGCAGCCGGCTGAAAGTAGCTGTCAGCTCCGACAGCGCTCATACGGCTTTTGCGATCACCAACCGGTATAACACGGTACTGCCACTCATTACAGGTGGCTATAATGCAGATGATAAACTGATTCTTGGACTGGGCGCTAAGTTTATCCTACAGAATGGATTCAGGAAAGCACCCTATAGCTCGACCCATCAGATTATGGTTGGCCATTCCTTTTCCACCAAAGCCTATCGGATCGGCTATAGCGGACAGTGGAAATCTGTGATCGGACAGGCGGATCTGGTAACCGACGTAGACGTAAAGGCACCTAATAATACGCAAAACTATTTTGGCCGGGGAAATGAGACCTCCCTGCTTACATTTGAAGGCTATCAGCGCTATTACAGGACCCGGTTTACCACAGTAGATGTGGCGGCTGCCCTCAGATGGAACTTTCAGCGCTGTTCCCAGTTGCAGGTAGGGCCGGGTTACCAGTATTATCATATGGACCCCGGGGAGAATGATGGCCGGTTTATTGAAAACCGGGCACTGGTGGGCAGCTATGACAGCGCAACCCTGTTTGAAGATAAAATGCATCTGGGTGTCAAGGCTTTATATGAATTAGATCGCAGAGATAATGCTGTTTTGCCCGAGTGGGGTGTCTATGCCCGTGTACAGTTACAGGCATATAAAGGACTGAATGATTTATCCCGTACCTTTGCGCAGCTACTGCCGGAATTGACAGTATATAAGCCGATTGATAATCGCCATACCCTGATCCTGTCTGATCGCATCGGTGGCGGACTGAGTGTAGGGCACACGACTTTCTATCAATCTATTTTCCTGGGCGGCCAGGGTAATTTGTTAGGTTATCGCAAATACCGGTTTGCCGGTCAGCAGGCGCTCTACAATAATCTTTCCCTGAGGTGGGCGTTGATGGATTTCGGCAACTATATTCTGAAGGGAGAAATGGGCCTGAACGGTTTTTATGATATCGGCCGTGTATGGCAACAGGGCGAGGCGTCGGGTAAGTGGCATAACGGGTTCGGTGGCGGCATTTATTTTGCGCCTGCCGGGCTCACGGTTTTTAAATTCGTAATGGGGCATTCCAGCGAAGGCTGGTATCCCTATTTTTCAATGGGGTTGAGGTTCTGA
- a CDS encoding SdiA-regulated domain-containing protein: MKMLSIISTLSTLGSAFILTLGSCGQGGGTSGTQTTDRAGQAAQQEQIPIAYDLQHPTVYTMPDELREVSGISFYKGDPAMLYAEQDENGRLYWLEPGSDKAHYYDFGKDGDYEDLAFVGSQVVFLKSNGHLYSFDFKPAAGADAAPVTGKLQEWKGLLPKGEYEGLYADTGQNQLYVLCKECKNEDHKKAVSVYKLNSNGQGWALSGSSTVDVTKISALSANEKDSGKKNKKIDFKPSAISLNPLTHQWYLLSSVNKMLVVTDAGFQVQAVYPLDHKQFPQPEGMCFDRDNNLYISNEGPAGGEGTVLKFTYKGN, from the coding sequence ATGAAAATGCTATCCATTATATCAACACTATCGACATTAGGCAGCGCTTTTATTTTGACACTTGGCAGTTGTGGCCAGGGCGGCGGAACCTCCGGGACCCAGACAACTGACCGGGCCGGGCAGGCCGCTCAGCAGGAACAGATACCGATCGCCTATGATTTGCAGCATCCTACGGTATACACCATGCCGGATGAACTGCGCGAAGTTTCAGGTATCAGTTTTTATAAAGGAGACCCGGCAATGCTGTATGCTGAGCAGGATGAGAACGGAAGGCTTTACTGGTTAGAACCTGGCAGCGATAAAGCCCACTACTATGATTTTGGCAAAGACGGAGATTATGAAGACCTGGCCTTTGTGGGCAGTCAGGTGGTCTTTTTAAAATCCAACGGGCATCTTTATAGTTTTGATTTTAAGCCGGCTGCCGGCGCTGACGCCGCTCCTGTTACGGGAAAGCTGCAGGAGTGGAAAGGTTTGTTGCCAAAGGGGGAGTATGAAGGCTTATATGCGGATACGGGCCAAAATCAGCTATATGTGCTTTGCAAGGAATGCAAAAATGAAGATCATAAAAAAGCGGTCAGTGTTTATAAACTGAACAGTAATGGCCAGGGCTGGGCTTTATCCGGGTCTTCCACCGTGGACGTGACAAAGATCAGTGCGCTGTCAGCTAATGAGAAGGATAGCGGCAAGAAGAACAAGAAGATTGATTTTAAGCCTTCGGCGATCAGCTTAAATCCCCTCACACATCAGTGGTACCTTCTTTCTTCCGTCAATAAAATGCTGGTGGTGACGGACGCCGGCTTTCAGGTGCAGGCCGTTTATCCGTTGGATCATAAGCAGTTCCCTCAGCCTGAAGGCATGTGTTTTGACAGGGATAACAACTTATATATTTCCAATGAAGGCCCGGCAGGTGGGGAGGGTACAGTCCTTAAGTTTACTTATAAAGGCAATTAA